The Limanda limanda chromosome 13, fLimLim1.1, whole genome shotgun sequence genome has a window encoding:
- the ly97.3 gene encoding CD59 glycoprotein, with amino-acid sequence MKLLVLALTVALLFTAGEALNCHQCVPRRAGESCETAVQTCKPGKDGCAAARFLRAPHGYYQKCMALSDCEMLKMNSYIDIKCCGDDMCNTFDNPA; translated from the exons ATGAAGCTGCTGGTCTTGGCTCTAACCGTCGCCTTGCTGTTTACAGCCG GTGAGGCCCTGAACTGCCACCAGTGTGTCCCCAGGAGGGCCGGAGAAAGCTGCGAAACTGCCGTCCAAACCTGTAAACCGGGGAAGGACGGCTGTGCTGCGGCCAGGTTCCTCAGAGCTCCAC ACGGCTATTACCAGAAATGCATGGCTCTGTCAGACTGTGAGATGCTGAAGATGAATTCCTACATCGACATAAAGTGCTGTGGCGATGACATGTGCAACACCTTTGACAATCCAGCATAA